In the Devosia sp. SL43 genome, one interval contains:
- the secY gene encoding preprotein translocase subunit SecY: MASAAEQLARNLNFSTFSKAKALQQRIWFTLGALLVYRLGTFIPVPGIDPDAFRATFEQSQQGIIGMFNMFAGGAVERMAIFALNLIPYITASIVVQVIATASPRLEALKKEGEAGRRKMNQYTRYLAVVFCAVQAYGIAVGLEASQGVVLNPGWFFRVSTVITLVGGTMFLMWLGEQITSRGVGNGISLIIFAGIVANLPTTIVQTLELARTGALPPLAVFGVLVLALVVIAGIVFFERAQRRLLIQYPKRQVGNKMFQGDSSHLPLKLNTSGVIPVIFGSSLLLLPATIASFAAQGNAPVWLQTVTALLGRGQPLYLALFAFFIIFFAFFYTAIVFNPQETADNLKRSGGFIPGIRPGERTAQHIDYVLTRITVVGALYLTVVALIPEIVHNQLAVSQFIGGTSLLIMVTVTLDTVSQIQSHLIAQQYEGLVKKSRLGGGKRR; this comes from the coding sequence ATGGCGTCCGCAGCCGAACAGCTCGCACGTAATCTCAATTTCTCGACGTTTTCCAAGGCGAAAGCCCTGCAGCAGCGCATCTGGTTCACACTGGGCGCGCTGCTTGTCTATCGTCTGGGTACTTTCATTCCGGTTCCGGGCATCGATCCCGATGCGTTCCGCGCGACGTTCGAACAGTCGCAGCAGGGCATTATCGGCATGTTCAACATGTTCGCCGGTGGCGCCGTCGAGCGCATGGCGATCTTTGCGCTGAACCTTATTCCCTACATCACCGCCTCGATCGTGGTTCAGGTCATCGCGACCGCATCGCCGCGCCTGGAAGCCCTCAAGAAAGAGGGTGAGGCCGGCCGTCGCAAGATGAACCAGTACACCCGTTATCTGGCGGTCGTGTTCTGCGCCGTGCAGGCCTATGGCATTGCCGTTGGTCTGGAAGCGAGCCAGGGCGTCGTGCTCAATCCGGGCTGGTTCTTCCGCGTCTCGACCGTGATTACCCTGGTGGGTGGCACGATGTTCCTGATGTGGCTGGGCGAGCAGATCACCTCGCGCGGTGTCGGCAACGGCATTTCGTTGATCATCTTTGCCGGTATCGTCGCTAACCTGCCGACCACGATCGTCCAGACTCTGGAACTGGCCCGCACCGGTGCCTTGCCGCCGTTGGCCGTGTTCGGTGTGCTGGTGCTTGCTCTAGTGGTGATTGCGGGGATCGTGTTCTTCGAGCGCGCTCAGCGCCGCTTGCTGATCCAATATCCGAAGCGCCAGGTCGGCAACAAGATGTTCCAGGGCGACAGCTCGCATCTGCCGCTCAAGCTGAATACCTCCGGCGTTATCCCGGTGATTTTCGGTTCGTCGCTGCTGCTGCTGCCGGCCACCATTGCGTCCTTTGCGGCGCAGGGTAACGCGCCGGTCTGGCTGCAGACGGTCACGGCCTTGCTGGGCCGCGGTCAGCCGCTCTATCTGGCGCTGTTCGCGTTCTTCATCATCTTCTTCGCCTTCTTCTATACGGCGATCGTGTTCAATCCGCAGGAAACCGCTGACAATCTCAAGCGCTCCGGCGGCTTCATTCCGGGCATTCGTCCGGGTGAACGCACCGCGCAGCACATCGACTACGTGCTGACGCGCATCACGGTTGTCGGCGCTCTCTACCTGACGGTGGTGGCATTGATCCCCGAGATTGTGCACAACCAGCTGGCGGTCAGCCAGTTCATTGGCGGCACCTCGCTGCTGATCATGGTGACTGTGACCCTCGACACCGTGTCGCAGATACAATCGCACCTGATCGCGCAACAATACGAGGGGCTCGTGAAGAAGTCCCGTCTTGGAGGAGGCAAGCGTCGATGA
- the rplO gene encoding 50S ribosomal protein L15 — protein MTRLNELRDNPGANKVRIRVGRGIGSGKGKTGGRGGKGQTARSGVAINGFEGGQMPLHMRMPKRGFNALNPGDWNEVRIDRIQAYIDSGKLDIKGVIDAEALIAARVIRRVKDGVRLIGSAGFTAKKVTFKVNYATAGATAAIESAGGKLDIIPAKAPWKKTPYAG, from the coding sequence ATGACTCGTTTGAACGAACTTCGCGACAATCCCGGCGCCAACAAGGTCCGTATCCGCGTTGGTCGCGGCATCGGCTCCGGCAAGGGCAAGACCGGCGGTCGCGGCGGCAAGGGCCAGACGGCACGCTCGGGCGTGGCGATCAACGGCTTCGAAGGCGGCCAGATGCCCCTTCACATGCGTATGCCAAAGCGCGGCTTCAATGCTCTCAATCCAGGTGACTGGAACGAGGTCCGCATCGACCGCATCCAGGCTTACATCGACTCCGGCAAGCTTGACATCAAGGGTGTCATCGACGCTGAGGCGCTGATCGCCGCTCGCGTCATCCGTCGCGTCAAGGACGGCGTCCGCCTGATCGGTTCGGCTGGCTTCACCGCCAAGAAGGTCACCTTCAAGGTGAACTACGCAACGGCCGGTGCAACTGCAGCTATTGAATCTGCTGGCGGCAAGCTCGATATCATCCCGGCCAAGGCGCCGTGGAAGAAGACCCCATACGCCGGTTAA
- the rpmD gene encoding 50S ribosomal protein L30 — protein sequence MAEKKTLIVKQIGSPIRRDNVQRATLIGLGLNKMNKERELIDTPEVRGMINKIPHLVRVVGE from the coding sequence ATGGCTGAGAAAAAGACCCTTATCGTCAAGCAGATCGGTTCGCCGATCCGGCGTGACAATGTGCAGCGCGCGACCCTGATCGGTCTCGGGCTCAACAAGATGAACAAAGAGCGCGAGCTTATTGATACGCCCGAGGTTCGCGGCATGATCAACAAGATCCCGCACCTCGTCCGCGTCGTCGGCGAATAA
- the rpsE gene encoding 30S ribosomal protein S5, translating to MSRDVQERDSEFVDRLVHINRVAKVVKGGRRFGFAALVVVGDQKGRVGFGHGKAREVPEAIRKATEAAKRTMIRVPLRDARTLHHDVQGRHGAGKVILRAAVPGTGIIAGGPMRAVFETLGINDIVAKSQGTANPYNMVRATFDALKRVDSPRSVASRRGLKVSELQARRGEASVEG from the coding sequence ATGAGCAGAGACGTTCAAGAACGCGACAGCGAATTCGTCGATCGCCTGGTCCACATCAACCGTGTGGCCAAGGTCGTCAAGGGTGGCCGTCGCTTCGGCTTCGCCGCACTGGTTGTGGTCGGTGACCAGAAGGGCCGCGTTGGCTTTGGTCACGGCAAGGCCCGCGAAGTTCCAGAAGCAATCCGCAAGGCTACCGAAGCCGCCAAGCGCACGATGATCCGCGTGCCGCTGCGCGATGCCCGCACGCTGCACCACGACGTGCAGGGTCGCCATGGCGCCGGCAAGGTTATCCTGCGTGCAGCCGTTCCCGGTACCGGCATCATTGCCGGCGGTCCTATGCGCGCCGTGTTCGAAACGCTAGGCATCAACGATATCGTTGCCAAGTCGCAGGGCACTGCCAACCCATACAACATGGTGCGGGCCACCTTCGATGCGCTCAAGCGCGTCGACAGCCCGCGCTCGGTCGCGTCGCGTCGCGGCCTCAAAGTCTCCGAACTGCAGGCTCGCCGCGGCGAAGCCTCGGTCGAAGGCTGA
- the rplR gene encoding 50S ribosomal protein L18: protein MAISAKGADRRKARVRKALKARAFGRPRLSVFRSDKNIYAQIIDDANGRTLAAASTLDKDVKASVKNGGSAEAAAVIGKLIAERGTKAGVAEVIFDRGAYIYHGRVKALADAAREGGLQF, encoded by the coding sequence ATGGCAATTTCTGCAAAAGGTGCGGACCGCCGCAAGGCTCGTGTCCGCAAGGCGCTCAAGGCTCGTGCCTTCGGTCGTCCGCGTCTGTCGGTTTTCCGTTCGGACAAGAATATCTACGCCCAGATCATCGACGACGCGAATGGCCGCACGCTGGCCGCAGCTTCGACGCTCGACAAGGACGTCAAGGCTTCCGTCAAGAATGGCGGTTCGGCTGAAGCAGCTGCCGTCATTGGCAAGCTGATCGCCGAGCGCGGCACCAAGGCGGGCGTCGCCGAGGTGATCTTCGATCGTGGCGCATACATCTATCATGGCCGTGTGAAGGCCCTTGCAGACGCTGCCCGTGAGGGCGGCCTGCAGTTCTAG
- the rplF gene encoding 50S ribosomal protein L6: MSRTGKKPVAPVNGVTVTINGRTVTAKGPKGELSIELMDVVNAENGADGVVISPANDTKLARAAWGTTRALIQNMVTGVSAGFEKKLAIQGVGYRAAMQGKDIKLSLGFSHEVIYQAPQGITLAVPAPTEIVITGIDKQQVGQVAANIRAWRKPEPYKGKGVRYLGEQVFRKEGKKK; this comes from the coding sequence ATGTCACGTACTGGCAAAAAACCGGTTGCACCGGTAAACGGCGTCACAGTCACCATCAATGGTCGCACCGTCACCGCCAAGGGCCCCAAGGGCGAGTTGAGCATCGAGCTCATGGACGTCGTCAATGCCGAGAATGGCGCCGATGGCGTCGTGATCTCGCCGGCGAACGACACCAAGCTGGCTCGCGCTGCCTGGGGTACCACCCGTGCACTGATCCAGAACATGGTCACCGGTGTATCGGCTGGCTTCGAAAAGAAGCTGGCGATCCAGGGCGTTGGCTATCGCGCCGCCATGCAGGGCAAGGATATCAAGCTGTCGCTTGGTTTCAGCCACGAAGTCATCTATCAGGCCCCCCAGGGCATCACGCTTGCCGTACCGGCACCGACGGAAATCGTCATCACCGGTATCGACAAGCAGCAGGTTGGCCAAGTCGCTGCGAACATTCGCGCCTGGCGCAAGCCCGAGCCCTACAAGGGCAAGGGTGTGCGGTACCTTGGCGAGCAAGTGTTCCGCAAAGAAGGCAAGAAGAAGTAA
- the rpsH gene encoding 30S ribosomal protein S8, whose amino-acid sequence MSFSDPIGDMLTRIRNAQMRRKNSVSTPASTLRGRVLDVLQSEGFIRGYSETKFENGASEYEIELKYSDNEGVIRTIERVSRPGRRVYASVKNIPQVANGLGVSILSTPKGVMADHEAKAANVGGEVLCRVF is encoded by the coding sequence ATGAGCTTTTCCGATCCAATCGGCGATATGCTGACCCGTATCCGCAACGCCCAGATGCGTCGCAAGAATTCCGTTTCGACTCCGGCTTCGACCCTGCGTGGTCGGGTGCTGGATGTTCTCCAGTCCGAGGGTTTCATCCGCGGCTACTCGGAGACCAAGTTCGAAAACGGTGCTTCCGAGTACGAGATTGAACTCAAGTATTCGGACAATGAAGGCGTTATCCGCACGATCGAGCGCGTTTCGCGTCCTGGCCGTCGCGTCTACGCCTCCGTCAAGAATATTCCGCAGGTTGCCAATGGCTTGGGTGTTTCGATCCTCTCCACCCCCAAGGGTGTGATGGCCGACCACGAAGCCAAGGCTGCCAACGTTGGTGGCGAGGTACTCTGCCGCGTGTTCTAA
- the rpsN gene encoding 30S ribosomal protein S14, translating into MAKTSSIEKNNKRAALAKQYAGKRAALKAKTKDQSIPMDERFAAQLKLAELPRNSAKVRVRNRCEVSGRPRGYYRKLKLSRIALRQLGNLGQIPGLVKSSW; encoded by the coding sequence ATGGCAAAGACCAGCTCCATCGAAAAGAACAACAAGCGCGCAGCGCTCGCCAAGCAGTATGCTGGCAAGCGCGCCGCTCTCAAGGCAAAGACCAAGGATCAGTCGATCCCCATGGACGAGCGCTTCGCAGCCCAGCTCAAGCTGGCCGAGCTGCCGCGCAATTCCGCCAAGGTCCGCGTCCGTAACCGTTGCGAAGTCTCGGGTCGTCCCCGCGGCTACTACCGCAAGCTGAAGCTGAGCCGTATCGCTCTGCGTCAGCTGGGTAACCTGGGCCAGATCCCGGGTCTCGTGAAGTCGAGCTGGTAA
- the rplE gene encoding 50S ribosomal protein L5, whose protein sequence is MAETAYTPRLRTEYDENIRKVLTEQFGYKNVMQLPKLDKIVLNMGVGEAVNDTKKVKSAAAELEKIAGQKPVITFARKSIAGFKVREDMPLGVKVTLRKTRMYEFLDRLVNIALPRVRDFRGLNPNSFDGRGNYAMGIKEHIIFPEINYDQIDQVWGMDIVIATTAKTDDEARALLKAFNFPFRQ, encoded by the coding sequence ATGGCTGAGACCGCTTACACTCCTCGCCTTCGTACCGAGTACGACGAGAATATCCGCAAGGTTCTGACCGAGCAGTTCGGCTACAAGAACGTCATGCAGCTGCCCAAGCTCGATAAGATCGTGCTGAACATGGGCGTCGGCGAAGCCGTCAACGACACCAAGAAGGTGAAGTCGGCCGCTGCCGAGCTGGAGAAGATCGCTGGCCAGAAGCCTGTGATCACCTTCGCCCGCAAGTCGATCGCCGGCTTCAAGGTTCGTGAAGACATGCCGCTGGGCGTGAAGGTCACGCTGCGCAAGACTCGTATGTACGAGTTTCTTGATCGTCTCGTGAACATCGCCCTGCCGCGCGTTCGCGACTTCCGTGGGCTGAACCCCAACTCCTTTGACGGCCGTGGCAACTATGCCATGGGCATCAAGGAACACATCATTTTCCCCGAAATCAACTATGATCAGATCGATCAGGTTTGGGGCATGGACATCGTGATCGCCACGACGGCCAAGACCGATGATGAAGCGCGCGCGCTGCTCAAGGCATTCAACTTCCCCTTCCGCCAGTAA
- the rplX gene encoding 50S ribosomal protein L24 — MAAKIKKGDKVVVLTGKDKGKTGQVLSVIPTETKALVQGINLVKRHTKQTASTDAGIFTKEAPIHLSNLAIADKDGKPSRVGFQIKDGVKTRVAKSTGDSIDG; from the coding sequence ATGGCCGCCAAGATCAAGAAGGGCGACAAGGTTGTCGTCCTGACCGGCAAGGACAAGGGCAAGACCGGCCAGGTCCTGTCCGTCATTCCGACCGAAACCAAGGCTCTCGTCCAGGGTATCAACCTGGTCAAGCGCCACACCAAGCAGACCGCGTCGACCGATGCCGGCATCTTCACCAAGGAAGCGCCGATCCATCTGTCCAACCTCGCGATCGCCGACAAGGATGGCAAGCCCAGCCGCGTCGGTTTCCAGATCAAAGACGGCGTGAAGACTCGCGTCGCCAAGTCGACCGGAGATTCGATCGATGGCTGA
- the rplN gene encoding 50S ribosomal protein L14, whose product MIQMQSNLDVADNSGAKRVMCIKVLGGSHRKYASVGDIIVVSVKDAIPRGRVKKGQVMKAVVVRTAFDIRRPDGTVIRFDKNAAVLINNQKEPIGTRIFGPVPRELRAKNHMKIISLAPEVL is encoded by the coding sequence ATGATCCAGATGCAGTCCAATCTCGACGTGGCCGATAATTCGGGCGCGAAGCGTGTCATGTGCATCAAGGTACTTGGCGGCTCGCACCGGAAGTACGCTTCCGTCGGCGACATCATCGTCGTTTCGGTCAAGGACGCGATTCCGCGTGGCCGTGTTAAGAAGGGTCAGGTCATGAAGGCCGTGGTGGTTCGCACCGCGTTCGACATCCGCCGCCCCGATGGCACGGTGATCCGTTTCGACAAGAACGCCGCGGTTCTGATCAACAATCAGAAAGAGCCGATCGGCACCCGCATCTTCGGACCGGTTCCGCGCGAACTCCGCGCCAAGAACCACATGAAGATCATCTCGCTCGCTCCAGAGGTGCTGTAA
- the rpsQ gene encoding 30S ribosomal protein S17, protein MPKRVLQGTVVSDANEKTVVVRVERRFTHPVMKKTVRRSKKYHAHDEANVAKVGQIVWIEECAPISKNKRWTLVADKAQQEGVTP, encoded by the coding sequence ATGCCAAAGCGCGTATTGCAGGGGACGGTTGTCTCCGACGCCAATGAGAAGACGGTCGTGGTGCGCGTTGAGCGCCGTTTCACGCATCCGGTGATGAAGAAGACCGTGCGCCGGTCCAAGAAGTACCACGCTCACGACGAGGCCAATGTGGCCAAGGTCGGTCAGATCGTGTGGATCGAGGAATGCGCACCGATTTCCAAGAACAAGCGCTGGACGCTTGTCGCGGATAAGGCTCAGCAGGAAGGCGTTACGCCATGA
- the rpmC gene encoding 50S ribosomal protein L29 translates to MKASDVRAKTADELKDQLVDLKKEQFNLRFQRATQQLEKPTQVKKVRRDIARIKTILAEKNAAK, encoded by the coding sequence ATGAAAGCCAGTGATGTGCGGGCCAAGACCGCAGACGAACTGAAAGACCAGCTCGTCGACCTCAAGAAAGAACAGTTCAACCTGCGTTTCCAGCGCGCTACCCAGCAGCTGGAAAAGCCGACCCAGGTCAAAAAGGTCCGCCGCGATATCGCGCGGATCAAGACGATCCTGGCCGAAAAGAACGCAGCGAAGTAA
- the rplP gene encoding 50S ribosomal protein L16, translating to MLQPKKTKFRKAHKGRIHGVAKGGTELAFGQYALKATEPERVTARQIEAARRAITREMKRQGRVWIRIFPDLPVTKKPTEVRMGKGKGSVELWAARVKPGRIVFEIDGVPEDVAKEALRLGAMKLPIMTRVVTRIAD from the coding sequence ATGCTGCAACCTAAGAAGACCAAGTTCCGCAAGGCCCACAAGGGCCGTATCCATGGCGTTGCCAAGGGCGGTACCGAGCTGGCTTTCGGCCAGTATGCCCTCAAGGCGACCGAACCCGAGCGCGTTACTGCTCGCCAGATCGAAGCGGCCCGCCGCGCCATCACTCGCGAGATGAAGCGCCAGGGCCGTGTGTGGATCCGTATTTTCCCGGATCTGCCGGTCACCAAGAAGCCGACCGAAGTTCGTATGGGTAAGGGCAAGGGTTCGGTTGAACTCTGGGCCGCCCGCGTGAAGCCCGGTCGTATTGTATTCGAGATCGACGGCGTCCCCGAGGACGTTGCCAAGGAAGCTCTGCGTCTCGGCGCGATGAAGCTCCCGATCATGACGCGGGTTGTTACCCGCATTGCCGACTAA
- the rpsC gene encoding 30S ribosomal protein S3, translating to MGQKINPIGFRLGINRTWDSRWFANKGEYGTLLQEDLKIRTMLLEDLKAAAVSKIVIERPHRKCRVSIHTARPGIVIGKKGADIDKIRAKVKKFTDSEVHINIVEVRKPETDATLVAQGIAQQLERRVAFRRAMKRAVQTAIRMGAGGIRVNVGGRLGGADIARTEWYREGRVPLHTLRADIDYGTAEAETTYGIIGIKVWIFKGEVLEHDPTAHERRATEGADMGGQRQERSDREPRRERGDRDRERA from the coding sequence ATGGGTCAGAAGATCAATCCAATCGGCTTCCGCCTCGGTATCAACCGCACGTGGGACAGCCGCTGGTTCGCCAACAAGGGCGAGTACGGCACGCTGCTTCAGGAAGACCTGAAGATCCGCACGATGCTGCTGGAGGACCTCAAGGCCGCCGCAGTGTCCAAGATCGTCATCGAGCGCCCGCACCGCAAGTGCCGCGTGTCGATCCACACTGCCCGTCCGGGCATCGTGATCGGCAAGAAGGGCGCTGACATCGACAAGATCCGCGCCAAGGTGAAGAAGTTCACCGACAGCGAAGTGCACATCAACATCGTTGAAGTGCGCAAGCCGGAAACCGACGCGACCCTCGTTGCCCAGGGCATTGCCCAGCAGCTGGAACGCCGCGTTGCCTTCCGTCGCGCCATGAAGCGCGCTGTGCAGACCGCGATCCGTATGGGCGCCGGCGGCATCCGCGTGAACGTTGGTGGTCGTCTGGGTGGTGCCGACATCGCTCGTACCGAATGGTACCGCGAAGGTCGCGTTCCGCTGCACACGCTGCGTGCTGACATCGACTACGGCACTGCCGAGGCCGAGACCACGTACGGCATCATCGGTATCAAGGTCTGGATCTTCAAGGGCGAAGTTCTCGAGCATGATCCCACTGCTCATGAACGTCGCGCCACTGAAGGCGCCGACATGGGTGGCCAGCGTCAAGAACGCAGCGATCGCGAACCGCGCCGTGAGCGCGGCGACCGTGACCGCGAACGCGCATAA
- the rplV gene encoding 50S ribosomal protein L22 — MGKPKTERALKDNEAKAVLRMLRISPQKLNLVAQLIRGKKVEKALAELEFSHKRISGQVRKVLESAIANAENNHGLDTDALVVAEAFVGNSLVMKRFTARGRGRSSQIQKPFAHLTIVVRQVEEAA; from the coding sequence ATGGGCAAGCCAAAAACTGAGCGCGCTCTCAAGGACAACGAGGCTAAGGCTGTTCTGCGCATGCTGCGCATCAGCCCTCAGAAGCTGAACCTCGTCGCGCAGTTGATCCGTGGCAAGAAGGTCGAGAAGGCTCTGGCCGAACTCGAATTCAGCCACAAGCGCATCTCCGGCCAGGTGCGGAAGGTGCTCGAGAGCGCCATCGCCAATGCCGAGAACAACCATGGTCTCGATACCGACGCCCTCGTCGTTGCCGAAGCTTTCGTTGGCAATTCGCTGGTCATGAAGCGTTTCACGGCCCGCGGTCGTGGTCGCTCGTCGCAGATCCAGAAGCCGTTCGCGCATCTCACGATCGTCGTCCGGCAAGTTGAGGAGGCCGCATAA
- the rpsS gene encoding 30S ribosomal protein S19 — protein MTRSIWKGPFVDGYMLKKAEKALASGRNDVVKIWSRRSTVLPQFVGVTFGVHNGHKHIPVSVTEDMIGHKFGEFAPTRTYYGHAADKKAKRK, from the coding sequence ATGACCCGTTCAATCTGGAAGGGGCCGTTCGTCGACGGCTACATGCTCAAGAAGGCCGAGAAGGCCCTCGCGTCTGGCCGCAACGATGTGGTCAAGATCTGGAGCCGCCGTTCGACCGTGCTGCCGCAGTTTGTGGGTGTCACCTTTGGTGTCCACAACGGCCACAAGCACATCCCGGTCTCCGTCACTGAAGACATGATCGGCCACAAGTTCGGCGAATTCGCACCGACCCGTACCTATTACGGTCATGCGGCCGACAAGAAGGCCAAGAGGAAGTAA
- the rplB gene encoding 50S ribosomal protein L2: MALKTYNPTSEGRRTLITTDRSELWKGKPVKTLTEGLSKSGGRNNRGRITSFHRGGGHKRTYRMIDFKRVKFDQVGTIERLEYDPNRTAWIALVKYEDGELAYIVAPQRLSAGDKVISSMNTVDVKPGNAMPLERMPVGTIVHNIELKPRKGGQVARSAGAYAQYVGRDQGWAILRLNSGEQRRVHGSCLATVGAVSNQDHSNTSLGKAGRSRWLGRKPVNRGVTMNPIDHPHGGGEGRTSGGRHPVTPWGKPTKGKKTRSNKATDKFIVRSRHVKKGR, translated from the coding sequence ATGGCTCTAAAAACTTACAACCCCACCTCCGAAGGCCGTCGTACCCTTATTACGACCGATCGTTCGGAACTGTGGAAGGGCAAGCCGGTCAAGACTCTGACCGAAGGTCTGTCCAAGTCCGGTGGTCGCAACAATCGCGGTCGCATCACCTCGTTCCATCGCGGTGGCGGTCACAAGCGCACCTACCGCATGATCGACTTCAAGCGCGTCAAGTTCGACCAGGTCGGGACGATCGAACGTCTCGAGTATGATCCGAACCGTACCGCCTGGATCGCTCTGGTGAAGTACGAAGACGGCGAGCTCGCCTATATCGTGGCACCGCAGCGCCTGTCGGCTGGCGACAAGGTCATCTCGTCGATGAACACTGTCGACGTGAAGCCGGGCAACGCCATGCCGCTCGAGCGCATGCCGGTCGGTACGATCGTGCACAATATCGAGCTGAAGCCCCGCAAGGGTGGCCAGGTTGCCCGTTCGGCTGGTGCTTATGCCCAGTATGTCGGTCGTGACCAGGGTTGGGCGATCCTTCGCCTGAACTCGGGCGAACAGCGCCGCGTGCATGGCTCGTGCCTTGCCACCGTTGGTGCCGTGTCGAACCAGGATCACTCCAACACCTCGCTCGGCAAGGCCGGTCGTAGCCGTTGGCTGGGTCGCAAGCCCGTTAACCGCGGCGTGACCATGAACCCGATCGACCACCCGCATGGTGGTGGTGAAGGCCGTACCTCTGGTGGCCGTCATCCGGTTACTCCATGGGGTAAGCCGACCAAGGGCAAGAAGACCCGCAGCAACAAGGCGACGGACAAGTTCATCGTTCGCTCGCGTCACGTGAAGAAGGGCAGGTAA
- a CDS encoding 50S ribosomal protein L23, whose translation MNKLSAYDIVRNPVVTEKSTMASEHNQVVFDVAIDASKTEIKAAVEQLFSVKVKAVNTLVRKGKVKRFRGKIGTRNDVKKAIVTLVDGQSIDISTGL comes from the coding sequence ATGAACAAGCTCAGCGCTTACGACATCGTCCGTAACCCCGTCGTGACTGAAAAGTCGACGATGGCTTCGGAGCACAACCAGGTCGTTTTCGACGTGGCGATCGATGCCAGCAAGACCGAAATCAAGGCTGCCGTTGAGCAGCTCTTCTCGGTCAAGGTCAAGGCAGTGAACACTCTCGTCCGCAAGGGCAAGGTGAAGCGCTTCCGTGGCAAGATTGGCACGCGCAACGACGTCAAGAAGGCGATCGTGACCCTCGTCGACGGCCAGTCGATCGATATTTCGACCGGCCTCTAA
- the rplD gene encoding 50S ribosomal protein L4: MELKVTTLDGKAAGSIQLADDVFGLEVRQDILHRMVRYQQLKAMAGTHDVKHRSEGVRTGKKFVKQKGSGGARHGDRKAPQFRGGGRAFGPTPRSHAIDLPKKVRALALKHALSSKAKSGSLIVVDTVSQKEAKTAGLLATFGKLEWTNALIIDGAAVDQNFALSARNIPHIDVLPVQGINVVSILKRDKLVLTKAALEALEARFA, from the coding sequence ATGGAACTCAAGGTCACAACCCTCGACGGCAAGGCCGCTGGCTCGATCCAGCTCGCCGACGACGTCTTCGGTCTGGAAGTCCGTCAGGACATCCTGCACCGCATGGTTCGCTACCAGCAGCTCAAGGCGATGGCCGGCACGCATGACGTGAAGCATCGTTCCGAAGGCGTGCGCACGGGCAAGAAGTTCGTGAAGCAGAAGGGCTCGGGCGGCGCTCGCCATGGCGATCGCAAGGCTCCGCAGTTCCGTGGCGGCGGCCGTGCATTCGGTCCGACCCCGCGCAGCCACGCCATCGACCTGCCCAAGAAGGTCCGCGCTCTTGCTCTCAAGCATGCGCTGTCCTCCAAGGCCAAGTCGGGCTCGCTGATCGTGGTCGACACCGTCTCGCAGAAGGAAGCCAAGACCGCTGGTCTGCTGGCCACCTTCGGCAAGCTGGAATGGACCAATGCGCTGATCATCGACGGCGCAGCCGTGGATCAGAACTTTGCCCTGTCGGCACGCAACATTCCCCATATCGACGTCCTGCCGGTGCAGGGGATCAACGTTGTGTCGATCCTCAAGCGCGACAAGCTCGTCCTGACCAAGGCAGCGCTGGAAGCGCTGGAAGCGAGGTTCGCATGA